The bacterium genomic interval TCAGGTAAGGTTCTGGGCCGAGCTGAAGGAAGCTCTCGAAAGCTTCGAGAAAGTGCAGGTGCGCGAGGTGCCGGTGACAGGCTGTCCGGTGCGGCTGCAGTTCAACCCGGCCCGGGCGGCCAGTGTGAGCGCCCCGGTCTCGGCGGAGGCGATCAAGGCGCGGCCCTGTTTCCTCTGCGCGGCCAACATGCCCGCGGGCCAGCTCGGGTTCCAGTTCGGGCCGGGACTGGTGGCGGTGGTGAACCCGTTCCCCATTTTCCCGAGCCACCTGGTGGTGCTCTCGACCGAGCACCGTCCGCAGAGCGTGACCGGCACCTTGGGCCCCATGCTCGATTTCAGCGCGGCCAGCGGGTTCAGCACGCTTTACAACGGACCGGGCAGCGGAGCCAGCGCCCCGGACCATTTCCATTTTCAGGTCGCTCCGGTGGGAGCGATGCCGTTCGAGAACGAGGTCCTGGGCCTGGGTAGCGAGCGCGAGGGTGTCTTTGTCCGCCCCGGCCTGCCCCAGCGGCTCTATCTCCTGAGCCGGAGCCGGGAGCGGACGCTGGAGTTGTTCGAGGCCCTGGCCGATGAGTTGAGAGGCCTGACCGGTCGGAGCGAGCCGGAGCTGAACCTGGCCCTTGTCCCGCGGCCCGGGATGGCCCCGGCCGTGGCCGTGCACCCGCGCGGCAAGCACCGTCCGGACTGCTACTATCTGGAGGGCGAGGCGCGACGGATGGTCAGCCCCGGCTCCTGCGACATGGCCGGGCTGGTGATCCTTCCCCGGCGGAGCGATTTCGAGCGTCTGGACGGGCCCGCGCTGGAGGCGATCTACCGCGAGGTCGGCCTGCCCGGGGCGCAGTACGATGAACTCTGCCAGCGCGTGGGCGCCATGCCCCTGCCCTGAGGCCTCCCCTGCGCTGTTCACGGCATAAAGTCATAAGCTATGACATCCCCTGCTTGTTCCGGACCCACTTTCCCAAGGAGCGCAAGCCGTGGAAACAATCAAATCCATCCATCTCAGGCTGGCCTTTCTGATCGGTTTGTCCCTCCTGGCGGTCCTGTCCGGGGCGGCCCTGGCCCAGAACCCGGTGGCCCCGGAGCACAGTTTCGAGCTGGCCCGCAGACTGTACGTGGATGACCTGGCTTTCCCGCGGGATTACCGGGCCGGCAAGTACACGGCCTACGGCAACCCCACGCTGGGCGGCCAGAAAACCGTGGTCGAGCTGAGCGGACCCGGCGTGCTCACCCGTCTCTGGACCACCCAGATGCACGACTCCGATCTGGTGAAACTGTTCATCTACGTGGATGGCTCCGCCGAGCCGGTGCTGGCCGGACCGTCGCGCGAGCTGGCCGCCGCGGCCCAGGGCCTCAGCAGCCCCGCGGCGCCCTGGGGCGGGTTCCTGGACGGCAAGAGCGTGAGCCTCTACCTGCCCATCCCGTTCAGCAAGAGCCTGCGTATCGACGCCCAGTACGAGCAGGACCTGCTGGACGGCCCCTACTGGCAGGTGGACTATAAGAAATGCCCGGTCAGCGCGCCCATTGCCTGGAAACAGGTGAACGGCAGCGACGGCATACGGATTGTCCCAGCCGGAGAGACCGAAGCCCCGACGGCAGTCCAGAAAAGAACTATGAAGACCGTGGCCCGCGAGGTGCGGGCCTCCGCCTGGCCCGCCGATATCCTGATCGACGGCCCGGCGGTCATCCGCGCCATCCATATCAACAGCAACTACCTGAACCAGCTCCTGCTGCGCATCGCATTTGATGCGCCCGGCGGCTACGGCGACCCCAACCGGCGCATGGACCA includes:
- a CDS encoding DUF4922 domain-containing protein, with translation MAWDNKPGEGPDWPERLFPEALAILDKQGPEKGLLPAIQALYAHQVRFWAELKEALESFEKVQVREVPVTGCPVRLQFNPARAASVSAPVSAEAIKARPCFLCAANMPAGQLGFQFGPGLVAVVNPFPIFPSHLVVLSTEHRPQSVTGTLGPMLDFSAASGFSTLYNGPGSGASAPDHFHFQVAPVGAMPFENEVLGLGSEREGVFVRPGLPQRLYLLSRSRERTLELFEALADELRGLTGRSEPELNLALVPRPGMAPAVAVHPRGKHRPDCYYLEGEARRMVSPGSCDMAGLVILPRRSDFERLDGPALEAIYREVGLPGAQYDELCQRVGAMPLP